Proteins encoded by one window of Vitis vinifera cultivar Pinot Noir 40024 chromosome 10, ASM3070453v1:
- the LOC100853349 gene encoding uncharacterized protein LOC100853349 has translation MIEATTEVWTTYTKAHLGASQLRHKPIRNYDKLSILLGKDRATGSLATGAKERQLRWAQEQNLDDTIPLGSSQHGIRDETFPYVENEATTETSFSSADASVSAPKSNKETKKRKAKYADIVSEELRSIRVGMDAVVAALDRSNLQNYTEEQLFEEIAKIGGMSDVSHMKAYQALTGDVSAARAFLACPIDRRKLWLSVKFGPTFFYA, from the exons ATGATCGAAGCTACCACGGAAGTATGGACTACTTACACTAAG GCACACCTAGGAGCATCTCAGCTCAGACACAAACCTATTAGAAATTATGATAAGTTGTCCATTCTTCTTGGAAAAGATCGAGCAACAGGAAGTCTTGCTACAGGTGCAAAAGAAAGACAACTTCGTTGGGCCCAGGAACAAAATTTGGATGACACAATTCCATTAGGATCATCACAACATGGGATTAGAGATGAAACATTTCCTTATGTTGAAAATGAAGCAACAACTGAGACATCTTTCTCATCTGCAGATGCATCTGTTTCTGCACCAAAgtcaaacaaagaaacaaaaaagcgAAAAGCAAAATATGCTGACATTGTAAGTGAAGAATTAAGGTCAATTAGAGTTGGAATGGATGCAGTTGTTGCGGCTCTTGATAGAAGCAACCTTCAAAATTATACAGAAGAGCAATTGTTTGAAGAGATTGCTAAGATTGGAGGCATGAGTGATGTATCTCATATGAAAGCATATCAAGCTCTTACCGGTGATGTGAGTGCAGCCCGAGCCTTCCTTGCTTGTCCAATTGATAGGCGTAAGCTTTGGTTGTCAGTTAAATTTGGACCTACTTTTTTTTATGCCTAA
- the LOC109122190 gene encoding uncharacterized protein LOC109122190, with protein MYAAYAAILVSVYHRSNYMERSISNEGDYERHALMERLTLMDNEDCYNQLRMGKDAFARLVNILWGTGRLRNSAHSNVEEQVAKFLHIVGHNLRNRTMKFYFKRSSETISRHFHQVLRAIISLDDVFLKQPDGLKCPQEIKNNTKFWPYFKDCIGAIDGSHFRVKVSNDVVQRYRGRKYYPTQNVLAACSFDLKFTYVLPGWEGSASDSRILDNALMRDFDKLIVPQGDYW; from the exons ATGTATGCTGCATATGCGGCAATTCTTGTTTCGGTTTATCATCGCTCAAACTATATGGAGAGATCAATCTCTAATGAAGGAGATTATGAACGACATGCTTTGATGGAAAGACTTACACTAATGGATAATGAAGATTGTTATAATCAACTACGTATGGGAAAGGATGCATTCGCAAGACTAGTAAACATTCTTTGGGGAACAGGTCGTCTTAGAAATAGTGCACATAGTAATGTAGAAGAACAAGTTGCCAAATTCCTTCACATTGTTGGTCATAATTTAAGGAATAGaactatgaaattttatttcaagcGTTCTAGTGAAACTATTAGTCGTCACTTTCATCAAGTTCTTAGAGCTATAATATCTTTAGATGATGTCTTCTTAAAGCAGCCTGATGGATTAAAGTGCCCTCAAGAAATCAAGAACAATACCAAATTTTGGCCCTACTTTAAG GATTGCATAGGGGCGATTGATGGGTCACATTTTCGTGTAAAAGTGTCAAATGATGTTGTACAAAGGTATCGAGGGCGAAAGTACTATCCAACACAAAATGTTTTAGCAGCATGTTCCTTTGACTTGAAGTTCACATATGTTTTACCTGGTTGGGAAGGATCTGCGTCAGACTCGAGAATCCTAGATAATGCATTAATGagagattttgataaattgattgTTCCACAAGGTGATTATTGGTGA